From Pan troglodytes isolate AG18354 chromosome 11, NHGRI_mPanTro3-v2.0_pri, whole genome shotgun sequence, the proteins below share one genomic window:
- the EQTN gene encoding equatorin isoform X3 — MNFILFIFIPGVFSLKNSTLKPTIEALPNVIPLNEDVNKQEEKNEDHTPNYAPANEKNGNYYKDIKQYVFTTQNPNGTESEIPVRATTDLNFALKNGSTPNVPAFWTMLAKAINGTAVVMDDKDQLFHPIPESDVNATQGENQPDLEDLKIKIMLGISLMTLLLFVVLLAFCSATLYKLRHLSYKSCESQYSVNPELATMSYFHPSEGVSDTSFSKSAKSSTFLGTTSSDMRRSGTRTSESKIMTDIISIGSDNEMHENDESVTR; from the exons AtgaattttatattgtttatttttatacctggagttttttccttaaaaaatagtACTTTGAAGCCTACTATTGAAG CATTGCCTAATGTGATACCTTTAAATGAAGATGTTAATaagcaggaagaaaagaatgaagatcaTACTCCCAATTATGCTCCTGCTAATGAGAAAAATGGCaattattataaagatataaaacaat atgTGTTCACAACACAAAATCCAAATGGCACTGAGTCTGAAATACCTGTGAGAGCCACAACTGACCTGAATTTTGCTCTAAAAAACG gATCAACCCCAAACGTGCCTGCATTTTGGACAATGTTAGCTAAAG CTATAAATGGAACAGCAGTGGTCATGGATGATAAAGATCAATTATTTCACCCAATTCCAG agtCTGATGTGAATGCTACACAGGGAGAAAATCAGCCAGATCTAGAGGATCTGAAGATCAAAATAATGCTGGGAATCTCGTTGATGACCCTCCTCCTCTTTGTGGTCCTCTTGGCATTCTGTAGTGCTACACTGTACAAACTGAGGCATCTGAG ttaTAAAAGTTGTGAGAGTCAGTACTCCGTCAACCCAGAGCTGGCCACGATGTCTTACTTTCATCCATCAGAAGGTGTTTCAGATACATCCTTTTCCAAGAGTGCAAAGAGCAGCACATTTTTGGGTACCACTTCTTCAGATATGAGAAGATCAGGCACAAGAACATCAGAATCTAAGATAATGACGGATATCATTTCCATAGGCTCAGATAATGAGATGCATGAAAACGATGAGTCGGTTACCCGGTGA
- the EQTN gene encoding equatorin isoform X2, which produces MWQFSTGGYKLYCWSYALPNVIPLNEDVNKQEEKNEDHTPNYAPANEKNGNYYKDIKQYVFTTQNPNGTESEIPVRATTDLNFALKNDKTVNATTYEKSTIEEETTTNEPSHKNIQRSTPNVPAFWTMLAKAINGTAVVMDDKDQLFHPIPESDVNATQGENQPDLEDLKIKIMLGISLMTLLLFVVLLAFCSATLYKLRHLSYKSCESQYSVNPELATMSYFHPSEGVSDTSFSKSAKSSTFLGTTSSDMRRSGTRTSESKIMTDIISIGSDNEMHENDESVTR; this is translated from the exons ATGTGGCAGTTTTCTACAGGAGGATATAAACTTTATTGTTGGAGCTATG CATTGCCTAATGTGATACCTTTAAATGAAGATGTTAATaagcaggaagaaaagaatgaagatcaTACTCCCAATTATGCTCCTGCTAATGAGAAAAATGGCaattattataaagatataaaacaat atgTGTTCACAACACAAAATCCAAATGGCACTGAGTCTGAAATACCTGTGAGAGCCACAACTGACCTGAATTTTGCTCTAAAAAACG ATAAAACTGTCAATGCAACTACATATGAAAAATCCACCATTGAAGAAGAAACAACTACTAACGAACCCtctcataaaaatattcaaa gATCAACCCCAAACGTGCCTGCATTTTGGACAATGTTAGCTAAAG CTATAAATGGAACAGCAGTGGTCATGGATGATAAAGATCAATTATTTCACCCAATTCCAG agtCTGATGTGAATGCTACACAGGGAGAAAATCAGCCAGATCTAGAGGATCTGAAGATCAAAATAATGCTGGGAATCTCGTTGATGACCCTCCTCCTCTTTGTGGTCCTCTTGGCATTCTGTAGTGCTACACTGTACAAACTGAGGCATCTGAG ttaTAAAAGTTGTGAGAGTCAGTACTCCGTCAACCCAGAGCTGGCCACGATGTCTTACTTTCATCCATCAGAAGGTGTTTCAGATACATCCTTTTCCAAGAGTGCAAAGAGCAGCACATTTTTGGGTACCACTTCTTCAGATATGAGAAGATCAGGCACAAGAACATCAGAATCTAAGATAATGACGGATATCATTTCCATAGGCTCAGATAATGAGATGCATGAAAACGATGAGTCGGTTACCCGGTGA
- the EQTN gene encoding equatorin isoform X1 produces the protein MNFILFIFIPGVFSLKNSTLKPTIEALPNVIPLNEDVNKQEEKNEDHTPNYAPANEKNGNYYKDIKQYVFTTQNPNGTESEIPVRATTDLNFALKNDKTVNATTYEKSTIEEETTTNEPSHKNIQRSTPNVPAFWTMLAKAINGTAVVMDDKDQLFHPIPESDVNATQGENQPDLEDLKIKIMLGISLMTLLLFVVLLAFCSATLYKLRHLSYKSCESQYSVNPELATMSYFHPSEGVSDTSFSKSAKSSTFLGTTSSDMRRSGTRTSESKIMTDIISIGSDNEMHENDESVTR, from the exons AtgaattttatattgtttatttttatacctggagttttttccttaaaaaatagtACTTTGAAGCCTACTATTGAAG CATTGCCTAATGTGATACCTTTAAATGAAGATGTTAATaagcaggaagaaaagaatgaagatcaTACTCCCAATTATGCTCCTGCTAATGAGAAAAATGGCaattattataaagatataaaacaat atgTGTTCACAACACAAAATCCAAATGGCACTGAGTCTGAAATACCTGTGAGAGCCACAACTGACCTGAATTTTGCTCTAAAAAACG ATAAAACTGTCAATGCAACTACATATGAAAAATCCACCATTGAAGAAGAAACAACTACTAACGAACCCtctcataaaaatattcaaa gATCAACCCCAAACGTGCCTGCATTTTGGACAATGTTAGCTAAAG CTATAAATGGAACAGCAGTGGTCATGGATGATAAAGATCAATTATTTCACCCAATTCCAG agtCTGATGTGAATGCTACACAGGGAGAAAATCAGCCAGATCTAGAGGATCTGAAGATCAAAATAATGCTGGGAATCTCGTTGATGACCCTCCTCCTCTTTGTGGTCCTCTTGGCATTCTGTAGTGCTACACTGTACAAACTGAGGCATCTGAG ttaTAAAAGTTGTGAGAGTCAGTACTCCGTCAACCCAGAGCTGGCCACGATGTCTTACTTTCATCCATCAGAAGGTGTTTCAGATACATCCTTTTCCAAGAGTGCAAAGAGCAGCACATTTTTGGGTACCACTTCTTCAGATATGAGAAGATCAGGCACAAGAACATCAGAATCTAAGATAATGACGGATATCATTTCCATAGGCTCAGATAATGAGATGCATGAAAACGATGAGTCGGTTACCCGGTGA